The Desmonostoc muscorum LEGE 12446 genome includes a region encoding these proteins:
- a CDS encoding biliverdin-producing heme oxygenase, which translates to MSSNLAIKLRSGTQQAHTSAENVGFMKCFLKGVVDRDCFAKFLSNLYYIYSELEAAIESHVEHPVIRAVYFPELNRQVSLEKDMVFYYGDNWREQVTPSSAAQTYIDRIREISANEPALLLGHVYTRYMGDLSGGQMLQKIAQSALNLSGYEGTSFYNFEQIPDKKAFKDKYRQVLNELPIDDATAQRIVAEANNAFALNLQMAQELEGSLIKALGQVLFNNLTRSHNSGSTEITAAN; encoded by the coding sequence ATGAGTAGCAATCTCGCCATCAAACTGCGCTCTGGAACTCAACAAGCCCACACATCAGCAGAAAACGTGGGATTTATGAAATGTTTTCTCAAAGGAGTTGTAGACAGAGACTGCTTCGCCAAATTCTTAAGCAACTTGTATTACATCTACAGCGAACTAGAAGCAGCCATAGAAAGCCATGTAGAGCATCCTGTGATTCGTGCGGTTTATTTTCCCGAACTTAATCGCCAAGTTTCCCTCGAAAAAGACATGGTGTTCTATTATGGGGATAATTGGAGAGAGCAAGTCACCCCCTCATCTGCAGCCCAGACCTACATTGACCGCATTCGGGAAATTTCTGCTAATGAACCAGCCTTATTGCTAGGTCATGTCTACACTCGCTACATGGGCGACCTCTCAGGGGGTCAAATGCTACAAAAAATTGCTCAATCAGCCCTCAATCTTTCTGGCTATGAAGGCACTTCCTTCTACAATTTTGAGCAAATTCCTGATAAAAAGGCATTTAAAGATAAGTATCGTCAGGTATTAAATGAACTACCCATTGATGATGCTACAGCACAACGGATTGTTGCAGAAGCCAATAATGCCTTCGCGTTGAATTTACAGATGGCTCAAGAACTAGAAGGAAGTTTAATTAAAGCCCTCGGCCAAGTCCTGTTTAATAACCTGACTCGTTCCCATAATTCAGGTAGCACCGAAATAACTGCGGCTAATTAA
- a CDS encoding metallophosphoesterase family protein, whose product MKIAVISCIHGNYEALDAVLLDCDRQKAEKIFCLGDLVGYGPYPNAVVAQIRSLDIPTCAGCWDEDIVEGLNACDCSYPSLLAEKRGKTAHEWTNNEIHQEHRQFLAQLPHSLREENLAFVHGSPHSNHEYLLPELDAFAALERVFSTEADVLFCGHTHVPYVRNLDVGSLQVRVKDEGTQEHSLNFTTSVKRIINVGSVGEPRHGRPNATYVIYDTENQEVKLREVPYDYQKTCAAIIEKGLPPVFAWRLAQGLEYAERAEDPTHVCTR is encoded by the coding sequence GTGAAAATAGCAGTCATCTCCTGTATTCATGGTAACTATGAAGCCTTGGATGCGGTATTATTAGATTGCGATCGCCAAAAAGCTGAAAAAATCTTTTGTCTTGGCGATTTAGTGGGATATGGTCCCTATCCAAATGCCGTAGTTGCTCAAATTCGTTCCCTCGATATTCCTACTTGCGCCGGCTGTTGGGATGAAGATATTGTGGAAGGGCTGAATGCCTGTGATTGCAGCTATCCCTCGTTATTAGCTGAAAAAAGGGGTAAAACTGCTCACGAGTGGACAAATAACGAAATTCATCAAGAACACCGCCAATTCCTAGCCCAATTGCCCCACAGTTTACGCGAGGAAAATTTGGCCTTTGTTCACGGTAGCCCCCACAGCAATCACGAATATTTATTACCAGAACTTGACGCTTTTGCAGCCCTAGAGCGAGTATTTTCCACAGAGGCAGATGTACTTTTTTGTGGTCATACCCACGTACCCTATGTACGTAATTTGGATGTAGGTAGTCTGCAAGTTCGCGTCAAAGATGAAGGAACACAAGAACACTCACTAAATTTCACCACTTCCGTTAAGCGAATTATTAATGTGGGTTCTGTGGGAGAACCTCGACACGGGCGACCAAATGCGACCTATGTGATTTATGACACAGAAAATCAAGAAGTGAAATTGCGTGAAGTCCCTTACGACTACCAGAAAACCTGTGCAGCAATTATTGAAAAAGGGTTACCGCCAGTTTTTGCTTGGCGTTTAGCGCAAGGGCTGGAATATGCAGAAAGGGCTGAAGACCCGACTCATGTTTGTACGAGGTGA
- a CDS encoding CobW C-terminal domain-containing protein codes for MNVPIITVVAGPAGCGKTTWICQQMQYSASSKNIIYFSPGTGNVPIDQTRLVAEFPEVKVFGDGGELEFFNQLVGAEIAYIELGFYLELGAIQPMLDNLSYQAMSYDKSLRAYAILPPHLKDSEYHTWADKIIIGADVDTSIVQTQIWRAPTIGQVIDEDSLHEFWYEITHGAYGQVTRAKGIFDVADGRSLYADFVAGIPAIDFLELDLPRHLEGRPQRFSGIEILGQSLDESAIKQTLEDCYLSEIAVAQYQQQVKQILIEETIQ; via the coding sequence ATGAATGTACCAATCATAACCGTCGTTGCTGGCCCAGCTGGATGTGGCAAAACCACTTGGATTTGCCAACAGATGCAATATAGCGCCTCTAGTAAAAATATCATTTATTTTAGTCCTGGCACTGGGAATGTTCCCATTGACCAGACACGCCTAGTTGCGGAATTTCCAGAGGTGAAAGTCTTTGGTGATGGGGGAGAACTGGAGTTTTTCAACCAGTTAGTAGGAGCAGAGATTGCCTATATTGAACTGGGATTTTACTTAGAATTAGGCGCAATCCAGCCAATGTTAGACAATTTATCCTATCAGGCGATGTCTTACGATAAGTCGCTTCGCGCCTACGCGATTCTACCACCACACCTCAAAGATTCTGAATATCATACCTGGGCAGACAAAATTATCATAGGTGCAGATGTAGATACTAGCATTGTCCAAACTCAAATATGGCGTGCGCCAACCATCGGTCAAGTTATTGACGAAGATAGTCTACACGAGTTTTGGTACGAAATTACCCACGGTGCTTACGGGCAAGTGACTCGTGCCAAGGGAATTTTCGATGTTGCTGATGGACGGTCACTATACGCCGATTTTGTGGCGGGGATACCAGCAATTGATTTTTTAGAATTAGATTTACCACGCCACTTGGAAGGTAGACCACAGCGGTTTAGTGGTATAGAAATATTGGGACAAAGTTTAGATGAGTCTGCAATTAAACAAACCTTAGAAGATTGCTATTTGTCAGAAATAGCCGTAGCACAATACCAACAACAGGTAAAACAAATTTTGATTGAGGAGACTATACAGTGA
- a CDS encoding metallophosphatase, which yields MSKWAILSGIEGNLAAYEAVMMDIKRQGDAVEALYILGDLVGPRPEAEKLVKRVRNPQRGELEPLICKGWWEEQCLILHGLGATGEPTELMSKYGGETVKQLWECVSRQTVQWLRMLDFGFFELDCLLIHGTTVAVDEELTPKTHPIVMCDRLSRMQANNLFCGRSGLTFQYQLQAGSITTEVITLNSQASPETVNISPRQVIGVGNVGRIPGEAKYALYTPNTNQVVFKTVRYGVNKGFQLNSAKSPVASPIKKEPDK from the coding sequence ATGAGTAAATGGGCGATTTTGAGTGGTATTGAAGGAAATCTCGCAGCTTATGAGGCTGTGATGATGGATATTAAGCGTCAAGGTGATGCTGTAGAGGCTTTGTATATTTTAGGTGATTTGGTGGGACCGAGACCAGAAGCCGAAAAGTTAGTAAAACGAGTGCGTAACCCACAACGTGGAGAGTTAGAACCTTTGATTTGTAAAGGTTGGTGGGAAGAACAATGTTTAATTTTGCATGGACTTGGAGCCACTGGGGAACCCACTGAGTTAATGAGCAAATATGGAGGAGAAACAGTTAAGCAGCTATGGGAATGTGTTTCTCGTCAAACAGTCCAATGGTTGAGAATGCTAGACTTTGGTTTTTTTGAACTGGATTGTTTATTAATTCACGGCACAACAGTAGCAGTTGATGAGGAACTTACACCAAAAACTCACCCCATTGTAATGTGCGATCGCCTATCACGGATGCAAGCAAATAATTTGTTCTGTGGTCGTTCTGGTTTGACCTTTCAATATCAACTGCAAGCAGGTTCTATCACCACAGAGGTTATTACTCTTAACAGCCAAGCTTCTCCCGAAACCGTAAACATTTCCCCGCGTCAAGTAATTGGGGTGGGTAATGTGGGGCGAATACCAGGTGAAGCAAAATATGCGCTTTATACACCAAATACCAATCAGGTAGTATTTAAGACTGTCCGCTACGGTGTCAACAAAGGATTTCAGCTAAATTCAGCTAAATCCCCAGTCGCTAGTCCAATCAAAAAAGAGCCAGATAAGTAA
- a CDS encoding transposase, which yields MFQPPSAPELNPIERLWQLLKKPLKNQLFSSLQALRERIQEIFDQLTFEQIISVSSYNFILEALFYAASY from the coding sequence TTGTTTCAACCACCTTCAGCCCCTGAACTCAATCCCATTGAAAGGCTTTGGCAACTCCTCAAAAAACCACTCAAAAATCAACTTTTTTCTTCTTTACAAGCTTTACGTGAGCGCATCCAAGAAATATTCGACCAACTTACTTTTGAGCAGATAATTTCTGTCTCTTCTTACAACTTTATCCTGGAAGCTTTATTTTATGCAGCTTCATATTAA
- a CDS encoding DUF3891 family protein — protein MIVNATQNGWEIIYHRAHALLAAQLAGQWQRKNAPVRLYETIAAISHHDDLEKEWEEDNLTEAGAPKDFTLMSDDDAEEGIQKTANLAKNALYRGRWVALLISMHISRLNEPSRGKFSELDKLLDEQLQNQQRWREELGIEKEEVDAAYAFMQWCDRLSLILCQEELPADERFLEISKGPDGQRYDIMQRRDQLVVVKPWPFQDEQFTVNVEACELSQVKFESNTELTQALQQAPIKVLEWTFVKS, from the coding sequence GTGATTGTCAACGCTACCCAAAATGGTTGGGAAATTATTTATCATCGTGCCCATGCTTTGTTAGCAGCTCAACTAGCAGGACAATGGCAACGTAAGAATGCTCCAGTCCGATTATATGAAACGATAGCTGCAATTTCCCATCACGATGACTTAGAAAAAGAGTGGGAAGAAGATAATTTGACTGAAGCTGGTGCGCCAAAAGACTTCACCTTAATGTCAGACGATGACGCAGAAGAAGGTATTCAAAAAACTGCTAATCTAGCAAAGAATGCTCTTTATCGTGGACGGTGGGTAGCTTTATTAATTTCTATGCATATTAGTCGTTTAAATGAGCCGAGTAGGGGAAAGTTTTCAGAACTAGACAAACTTTTAGATGAGCAACTTCAAAATCAACAACGTTGGCGCGAGGAACTAGGTATTGAAAAGGAAGAAGTTGATGCAGCTTATGCATTTATGCAATGGTGCGATCGCCTTTCTCTGATCCTCTGTCAGGAAGAATTACCTGCTGATGAACGCTTTTTAGAAATTAGCAAAGGTCCTGACGGTCAACGCTATGATATCATGCAGCGCCGCGATCAATTGGTTGTTGTCAAACCCTGGCCTTTCCAAGACGAACAATTCACCGTCAACGTCGAAGCTTGTGAACTCTCCCAGGTGAAGTTTGAGAGCAACACCGAACTCACTCAAGCACTACAACAAGCCCCCATCAAGGTATTAGAGTGGACATTTGTTAAGAGTTAG
- a CDS encoding GlsB/YeaQ/YmgE family stress response membrane protein, which produces MSIIAWVVLGLLAGAIAKAIYPGYQGGGILSTMILGIIGAFIGGTVFTLLRTGTLQITSAGAGLTVPGILVAVLGAIIAIYLWGLIRRSSNA; this is translated from the coding sequence ATGAGTATTATTGCTTGGGTAGTTTTAGGACTTTTGGCAGGTGCCATTGCTAAAGCTATTTATCCTGGTTATCAAGGCGGCGGAATTCTTTCCACAATGATTTTAGGCATCATTGGTGCTTTCATTGGTGGAACTGTGTTTACATTGCTAAGAACCGGAACACTGCAAATTACTTCGGCTGGTGCTGGCTTAACTGTTCCTGGCATTTTAGTAGCTGTCCTCGGCGCAATTATTGCTATCTACCTATGGGGACTAATCAGAAGAAGCAGTAATGCATAA
- a CDS encoding ArnT family glycosyltransferase, producing MFYKLHVLQYIWHKILLLVSLPYFSLLVWILPLLLFTSGYNSLIAHDEALYASRARLMFDSGNWIAPWEKAHHKTPGPYWLIASSYKLFGINDMSARLPSMITGIFCLWLVYEIGKIILGKKLAWLAAAILSVEFLWLQYCRLSTPDVPLVLLVLLAILSLIKAELNPVTRYFWSFIAGLSLGLGFLLRSFMIFVPIIALLPYLIWDHRRHRHLTNPMLYLGFFVGLIPSFIWLWLSWLHYGNQSFEELYKFVLYQGSNGNDHYQTNFLFYVWNIALKAFPWAFFGILGLILAIRHPFRYQLLLVGFPLVLFIEISIFTTRFSHYSLCLYPFVALFASVGLSWLGKIYELGIPSQSRLQKGKKNLLNFFAKQNLPRNLSYGFGGFGVLLVIASIVVLGWGGSDIRKYAIIGLGMGLGWLILPVVWIGRYHFGKKFLTTRYWIAGWLVPCWLALAAMGTTGLLSDYNPALRVFLQQSAIASILKTNPIYFVQIDDKVQVLLDFYIAIDDKRVASFSEVPANSYAWTSEDQSPQLSRPHRVLATVKEYQFIQLLQ from the coding sequence ATGTTCTACAAATTACACGTTTTGCAGTATATTTGGCACAAAATCCTGCTGTTAGTATCATTACCCTATTTTAGTTTGTTAGTTTGGATACTACCTTTATTACTATTTACTTCTGGGTATAACAGCCTGATAGCACATGATGAAGCGCTTTATGCTTCACGGGCACGTCTGATGTTTGATTCTGGTAATTGGATAGCACCTTGGGAAAAGGCACATCATAAAACACCGGGACCTTATTGGTTAATTGCCAGTTCCTATAAGCTGTTTGGTATCAATGATATGAGTGCCCGTCTTCCTAGCATGATTACAGGGATTTTCTGCTTATGGCTTGTATATGAAATCGGCAAAATTATCCTGGGGAAAAAATTAGCTTGGCTTGCTGCTGCAATTTTAAGTGTGGAATTTCTCTGGTTGCAATATTGTCGTTTAAGTACGCCTGATGTGCCTCTAGTTTTATTAGTACTTTTAGCTATTTTGTCTTTGATTAAAGCAGAATTAAATCCTGTAACTCGCTACTTTTGGAGTTTTATTGCTGGTTTAAGTTTAGGTTTAGGCTTCTTACTCAGAAGTTTTATGATTTTTGTTCCAATCATAGCTTTATTGCCTTATTTAATTTGGGATCATCGCCGTCATCGTCATTTGACTAACCCAATGTTATATTTAGGGTTTTTCGTCGGTTTAATTCCTAGTTTCATTTGGCTATGGCTGAGTTGGTTACATTATGGAAATCAAAGTTTTGAGGAGTTGTACAAATTTGTTCTATATCAAGGTAGTAATGGTAATGACCATTATCAGACTAATTTTCTCTTCTATGTATGGAATATTGCCCTCAAAGCATTTCCTTGGGCTTTTTTCGGAATTTTAGGACTAATTTTGGCTATCCGTCATCCCTTTCGCTACCAATTATTATTAGTTGGATTTCCACTCGTCTTATTTATTGAAATTAGTATTTTTACAACTCGTTTCTCTCACTATAGTCTTTGCCTTTATCCGTTCGTCGCTTTGTTTGCATCTGTGGGTTTAAGCTGGCTAGGCAAAATTTACGAGTTAGGAATTCCCTCGCAATCCCGTCTTCAAAAAGGTAAAAAAAATCTATTAAACTTTTTTGCCAAGCAGAATCTTCCGCGAAATCTCAGTTATGGCTTTGGCGGGTTCGGTGTTTTACTTGTCATCGCCAGTATTGTGGTTCTTGGTTGGGGTGGTTCTGATATCCGCAAGTATGCAATTATTGGCTTGGGTATGGGATTGGGTTGGTTAATTTTACCCGTGGTGTGGATTGGTCGTTATCACTTTGGCAAAAAGTTTCTCACAACTCGTTATTGGATTGCAGGTTGGTTAGTTCCCTGTTGGCTAGCTTTGGCGGCGATGGGTACCACAGGCCTGTTAAGTGACTATAACCCGGCTTTAAGAGTTTTTCTGCAACAAAGTGCGATCGCTTCTATTTTGAAAACTAATCCGATATACTTTGTACAAATAGATGATAAAGTCCAAGTACTGCTCGATTTCTATATTGCTATTGACGATAAACGAGTAGCCTCATTTTCCGAAGTACCAGCTAATAGCTATGCTTGGACTTCTGAAGATCAATCCCCTCAATTATCCAGACCTCATCGCGTTCTCGCTACTGTCAAAGAGTACCAATTTATTCAACTACTTCAGTAA
- a CDS encoding class I SAM-dependent methyltransferase produces MQLRPNQRLKLDDTDDQLFYAYPRFVTHVDEGFIQQLTDLYRDRLKPNTRIFDMMSSWVSHLPEEMQFSHVEGHGLNAEELARNPRLNHYFVQNLNENPQFPLPNEDFDAVLNCVSVQYVQYPEAIFSEIRRILKPAGVAIISFSNRMFFQKAIQAWREAPEAQRVELVKGYFASVPGFTTPEAIVHKSTLPNFLQWLGAPGGDPFYAVIAYRDNSI; encoded by the coding sequence ATGCAGCTAAGACCAAATCAACGTCTAAAATTAGACGACACAGACGATCAGTTATTTTATGCCTATCCGCGCTTCGTCACCCATGTCGATGAAGGATTTATTCAACAGCTAACAGATTTGTATCGCGATCGCCTCAAACCCAACACCCGCATCTTTGATATGATGAGCAGCTGGGTGTCTCATCTCCCAGAAGAGATGCAATTTTCCCATGTCGAGGGACACGGACTCAACGCCGAAGAACTAGCACGTAATCCCCGCTTAAATCATTACTTTGTGCAAAATCTCAACGAAAATCCGCAATTTCCCTTGCCAAATGAAGATTTTGACGCGGTTCTCAATTGCGTATCTGTGCAGTATGTCCAATATCCAGAAGCAATATTTTCCGAAATCCGCCGCATCCTCAAACCCGCTGGTGTCGCCATTATCAGCTTTTCTAACCGGATGTTTTTTCAAAAGGCGATTCAAGCTTGGCGAGAAGCACCAGAAGCACAGAGAGTGGAATTAGTCAAGGGTTACTTTGCCTCAGTACCGGGATTTACCACCCCAGAAGCGATCGTTCATAAATCAACATTACCGAATTTTTTACAGTGGTTGGGCGCACCTGGAGGAGATCCGTTTTATGCTGTCATAGCTTATCGTGACAACAGTATTTAG
- a CDS encoding manganese catalase family protein, with translation MFFHKKDPIHVVNVNEANPRFAQLLLEQFGGATGELSAALQYWVQSFHVENAGIKDMLQDIAIEEFGHLEMVGKLIEAHTKNTDQTEAYKSTLFAVRGIGPHFLDSQGNAWTANYLNEGGDVVRDLRANIAAEAGARQTYEELIKLATDHGTKETLVHLLTREISHTQMFMKALDSLGKLTDPFFGNIKPDETVNLYYNLSTNGNGKDERGPWNSEPTFKYIANPLESHS, from the coding sequence ATGTTTTTTCACAAAAAAGATCCTATTCACGTAGTAAATGTTAACGAAGCAAACCCTCGTTTTGCTCAGTTGCTTCTAGAGCAGTTTGGCGGAGCTACTGGAGAACTAAGCGCAGCTTTGCAATATTGGGTTCAATCATTCCACGTCGAAAATGCTGGAATTAAAGATATGCTCCAAGATATTGCGATCGAGGAATTTGGGCATTTAGAAATGGTTGGTAAACTCATTGAAGCTCATACAAAGAATACCGATCAAACAGAGGCTTATAAGAGTACTCTTTTTGCAGTACGAGGGATAGGTCCTCATTTTCTAGATAGTCAGGGTAATGCTTGGACTGCAAATTACTTGAATGAAGGCGGAGATGTAGTGCGTGATTTGAGAGCGAATATTGCAGCGGAAGCTGGCGCTCGTCAGACTTACGAAGAATTGATTAAGTTAGCAACTGACCACGGAACTAAAGAGACTTTAGTCCATCTTTTAACACGAGAAATTTCTCATACTCAGATGTTTATGAAAGCTCTGGATTCTCTGGGTAAGTTAACAGATCCATTCTTTGGTAATATTAAGCCAGATGAAACTGTTAATCTGTACTACAACCTATCTACAAACGGCAATGGTAAAGATGAACGTGGTCCTTGGAATTCTGAGCCAACATTCAAATATATTGCAAATCCACTAGAAAGTCACTCTTAA
- the hemN gene encoding oxygen-independent coproporphyrinogen III oxidase, whose product MVFLLPGVKFDLDLIQKYDTRAPRYTSYPPATELNETFTQTDFKAAIAASNQRKTPLSLYFHIPFCQSACYFCGCNTVISNNKKIAEPYLEHLVQDIKNTSALIDSQRNVLQIHWGGGTPNYLERDQVEFLWKNINHYFNIDPQAEISIEINPRYIDRNYILFLRQLGFNRISFGIQDFNSQVQVAVNRVQPEEMLFDVMSWIKEAKFESVNVDLIYGLPYQTRETFRETVKKTIALDPDRIVVFNFAYVPWLKPTQKNIPQEALPPADEKLEILKMTIEELTNNQYLFIGMDHFAKTNDELAIAQRNGTLKRNFQGYTTHAETELFGFGATSISMLEDAYAQNHKELKDYYQTLKAGDLPVSKGIKLTQNDIIRRDAIMSIMSHFQLHKQDIENKYHISFDEYFSDELDALKPLEADGLVSLSKNHIQVTDIGRLLVRNIAVIFDTHTRTRESKFSRAI is encoded by the coding sequence ATGGTTTTTCTATTACCTGGTGTCAAATTTGATCTAGATCTGATCCAAAAGTATGATACTCGCGCACCGAGATACACCAGCTACCCACCTGCTACAGAGTTAAACGAAACATTCACCCAAACTGATTTTAAAGCTGCGATCGCCGCCTCGAATCAACGCAAAACTCCTCTTTCTTTGTATTTCCACATTCCCTTTTGCCAAAGTGCTTGCTATTTTTGTGGATGCAACACGGTAATTTCTAACAACAAGAAAATTGCTGAACCTTACCTGGAGCATTTGGTTCAAGATATCAAAAACACCTCAGCTTTGATAGATTCACAAAGAAACGTGCTACAAATTCACTGGGGTGGTGGTACTCCTAACTATTTGGAGCGCGACCAAGTAGAATTTTTATGGAAAAACATCAATCACTACTTCAACATTGACCCACAAGCAGAAATCTCAATTGAAATTAATCCCCGCTACATTGATAGAAACTACATTCTCTTTCTCCGACAACTTGGGTTTAATCGCATTAGTTTTGGCATTCAGGATTTTAATAGCCAAGTTCAAGTAGCTGTAAATCGTGTCCAACCTGAAGAAATGCTATTTGATGTCATGAGTTGGATCAAAGAAGCGAAGTTTGAAAGTGTAAATGTAGACCTAATTTATGGTTTACCTTATCAAACCCGCGAAACCTTTCGGGAGACAGTGAAAAAGACGATCGCATTAGATCCTGACCGCATTGTTGTTTTTAATTTTGCTTATGTGCCGTGGCTGAAACCGACGCAAAAAAATATTCCTCAAGAAGCCCTACCCCCAGCCGATGAAAAGCTAGAAATTCTGAAAATGACCATTGAAGAATTGACGAATAACCAATATCTATTTATTGGGATGGATCATTTTGCTAAAACTAATGACGAATTAGCGATCGCTCAACGCAATGGCACTCTCAAGCGTAATTTCCAGGGCTATACTACCCACGCTGAAACAGAACTTTTTGGTTTTGGTGCCACATCCATCAGTATGCTAGAAGATGCCTATGCTCAAAACCATAAGGAATTAAAGGATTATTATCAGACACTCAAAGCAGGTGATTTACCTGTTAGTAAAGGCATCAAACTGACTCAAAATGATATTATCAGACGAGATGCGATCATGTCTATCATGTCTCACTTTCAACTCCATAAGCAAGACATTGAAAACAAATATCATATCAGTTTTGATGAATATTTTTCAGATGAATTAGACGCATTAAAACCACTAGAAGCTGATGGTCTAGTGAGTTTATCAAAAAATCACATCCAAGTCACAGATATCGGTAGATTATTAGTCAGAAATATTGCCGTCATATTTGATACTCATACAAGAACGCGAGAGTCAAAATTCTCTCGCGCCATTTAA
- the lpxD gene encoding UDP-3-O-(3-hydroxymyristoyl)glucosamine N-acyltransferase — protein MKFSEILHQFGNAATVHSLSVNPNHDPEITGVAAIDEATDGNLSYVEGAKFGSFIGKTNASALILPQDEKLQALAQERGVVWLSTPEPRLLFAKAIAIFYQPYRPVPEIHQSAVIHSTAKIGSDVYIGPHVVIEQGVEVGNGAIIHPNVVVYPDVKIGDRTILHANCTIHERTHIGADCVIHSGAVIGAEGFGFVPTRSGWFKMEQSGYTVLEDGVVIGCNSAVDRPSVGETRVGRNTVVDNLVQIGHGCQIGAGCAIAGQAGLSGGVKLGNRVILAGQAGIANQVKLGDGAIVSAQTGILSDVAPGEIVSGTPAMPHKVYLKASAIYHRLPDIYQSLKQLQRKFNNSNGE, from the coding sequence ATGAAATTCAGCGAAATCCTACACCAATTCGGCAACGCAGCTACGGTTCATAGCTTGAGTGTCAATCCAAACCATGACCCAGAAATTACGGGAGTAGCGGCTATTGATGAAGCTACTGATGGTAATCTCAGCTATGTGGAGGGAGCAAAATTTGGATCTTTTATCGGTAAAACCAACGCTAGTGCTTTAATTTTGCCCCAAGACGAAAAGTTACAGGCGCTTGCACAAGAACGTGGTGTTGTCTGGCTAAGCACTCCAGAACCGCGACTGTTATTTGCTAAAGCGATCGCAATTTTTTACCAACCATATCGTCCCGTCCCAGAAATTCATCAGAGTGCTGTGATTCATTCCACGGCTAAAATTGGTAGTGATGTTTATATTGGCCCCCATGTTGTCATTGAACAAGGGGTGGAAGTTGGTAACGGTGCAATTATCCATCCGAATGTGGTGGTCTATCCAGATGTCAAAATCGGCGATCGCACTATCTTACACGCCAATTGCACTATCCACGAACGCACCCACATCGGTGCAGATTGCGTAATTCACAGTGGCGCTGTTATCGGTGCAGAAGGCTTTGGTTTTGTTCCTACCCGTAGTGGTTGGTTCAAAATGGAACAATCCGGCTATACAGTTTTAGAAGATGGTGTGGTAATTGGCTGCAACAGTGCCGTTGACCGTCCATCTGTGGGAGAAACACGGGTCGGCCGTAATACAGTAGTTGACAACTTAGTGCAAATAGGCCACGGTTGCCAAATAGGTGCTGGTTGTGCGATCGCAGGTCAGGCCGGCTTGTCTGGAGGTGTCAAACTGGGGAATCGCGTTATCTTAGCTGGACAAGCAGGAATCGCCAATCAAGTGAAGTTGGGAGATGGGGCGATCGTATCTGCCCAAACTGGAATTCTCAGTGATGTTGCACCAGGAGAAATTGTCTCAGGAACTCCCGCAATGCCCCATAAAGTGTATCTCAAGGCATCTGCTATTTACCATCGCCTGCCAGATATCTATCAATCGTTAAAACAATTGCAACGTAAATTCAACAATAGCAATGGTGAATAA
- a CDS encoding MarR family winged helix-turn-helix transcriptional regulator yields MVSTSNQSPPLESWQQNLAPYNMGYRIKLLSQLLGRKFTDRLEPFGLTPFHWLVLCCLWQEDGLPTSSIGDKLKQVGGTLTGVLDRMEERGLVRRERDTHDRRIWRIWLTDAGRELQSVLPPIASAVRDEAMGGISLADQELFSDILNRAIANLS; encoded by the coding sequence ATGGTTTCTACATCTAATCAATCCCCACCCTTAGAGTCGTGGCAGCAAAATCTTGCACCATACAATATGGGCTACAGAATCAAATTACTCTCGCAACTGCTTGGACGCAAGTTTACTGACAGACTAGAACCCTTTGGATTGACGCCATTTCACTGGTTGGTGTTGTGCTGTCTTTGGCAAGAAGATGGTTTACCTACTTCTAGTATTGGGGACAAACTTAAACAAGTGGGCGGTACTTTAACGGGGGTATTAGACCGCATGGAAGAACGCGGCTTGGTACGTCGAGAACGGGATACTCACGATCGCCGCATCTGGCGAATCTGGCTAACGGATGCAGGTAGAGAACTACAAAGCGTCTTACCTCCAATCGCCTCAGCAGTGCGTGATGAAGCAATGGGCGGTATTTCCCTTGCTGACCAAGAATTATTTTCCGACATTTTGAATCGGGCGATCGCTAACCTCTCCTAA